Genomic DNA from Flavobacterium sp. N502540:
GATTGAGAATTTTTATGGGTCACTCGCAAATGCTTACGACAATCAATTGGCATTAAATCCCAATTTGACTCATTGTTTTTCCTCCGGTAATAAAGGACTGGAAGGCTATAAATCTATTACTGGTAATTTCAAACAATCTAAAAATAGTATTGCCTTTGGTTGTGTAGATCAGAATGAGGTCATCCTGTCTTTTTCGTCGAAGGGTCCTACTTATGATGGCAGAATAAAACCGGAATTAGTCGCTTACAGCTCACAAGGGACATCCAATTCTACTGCATTGGCCACAGGGATTATCACTCTTATGAAGCAACAATATAAAACGACAACCAATACTGCTTTGTCTAATGCCTTAACGAAAGCCATTCTAATTAATAGTGCAAAAGATTTGGGTAACCCCGGTCCTGATTTCACCTATGGTTATGGCAACATCAATGCTGATAAATGTCTGAAAACGATTAGTGAAAACAGATTTATAACCGATAAATTGGCTTCCGGTCAAACGAACTCACATACTATTACAGTTCCTTCTAATGCGAAAAACTTAAAAATAACATTAGTATGGAACGACTTACCCGCAGCGATCAATAGTAATATAAGTCTGGTAAACGATTTAGATCTCGAAGTTATTTCAGCCGATCCTACTACTTTTTTACCCTGGGTTCTAAATCCTGAAATTCCGCAACAACCTGCCACTAAAGGAAAAGACAAACTGAATACCATCGAACAGGTATCGATTGACAATCCTACATCCGGCACCTATACTATTGTTGTTAATGGCGTATACGTCTCAAATGCTTCTCAGGATTACAGTATCGCCTATGAATATGAGCTGGAAAATCGTTTTGAATGGAATTACCCTGTAACTAATGATAATTTCCCTTATGATGGTAAAATAATTTCTCCTTTCAAATGGAGCTCTTCCTTCTCTGGTTCTTCCGGTCAATTATCAATCAGTTACAATAATGGACAAACCTGGGAAATTATAGCAAATAGCATCAATTTAGATAGTGAGCAGTTTAATTATACTCCTGCAGAGAAAAAATTCTCGAAAGCAAAACTGAAAATGACCATTGGCAATACGGATTATGTTTCGGATCCCTTTACGGTTTCTTATGATTTAAACATTAGAACCAGTTTAGTATGCGATGGCACAACAGAAATTAATTGGGACAAACCTGCGGATGTTGCTTCCTTTAAAATTTACCAACTGACAAATGACCGTTTAGAGTTTAAAGAACAAATAACGAACAACAATTATGCCTATACTGACGCGAAAATTTATACGGTTACTCCTGTGATAAATGATAGCGAAGGAATAAAAAGTGAGTCGACCTTACAGTATGATCAAAACTCAAATTGCTACTTCGAATTGGCTTCAGCAGAAGTTTTCGAAGAAGATCAAATAAAGATCAGTGCCAGTGTTTTTAGCTTGTACAACATCAAAAGAATAGATTTAGTGAAGATTAATAATTCAGTCGAAAGTGTGATTACTACTCTAAACGACATCCAATCAAAAACATTTTCTTTTCTGGATAAAACGCCAATAAAAGGCAGTAATAAATATAAAATCAATATACTATTAGGGAGCAATACTACCGTAAGTTCCCAAATTATTGATGCTAACTATTTAGGTGATGATTTGTTTTTGATTTACCCAACATTATTAAGTAAAAATGAAGAATTAAATATTGAAGCCAAAAAAGAGGAAGCTGCTACTTTTTATCTCTACAATGTTAGCGGACAAAATATTATTACTTCTTCATTTCTTTCTAAAATCAATAGTATCAATTTAAAAAATACACCTTCGGGAATTTATCTCTATAAAATAGTAACAAGTTCCGGTGGGATACAAACCGGAAAAATTGCCGTTTTTTAAACTGCTTCCTTATAATCTATGATGCTTTTTTACATTTGATATTTAAACCCGACAGGTTTTAAATGTTTCTATGTCTAAGATTTTTTTTCACACGCAGATCTTGCAGATTGCTTCGCCTGTTCGCTATCGCTCGAGTCTGCAGATTTTCGAATCTTTTTAATCCGCTAATCTGTGGCTATTACTTTTCAAAACACCAAACTGGTAATAATTATCATTTGAAGCTATTTCCTTTCTGCTTCACTATTAAAATAAAAAAGCCCTTCGAAATGGAGATTTTCCCATCGAAAGGCTTTTCGTCTATACAAAAAACTAATTTAACTACAATTCAGTAATTTCGAGAACAACGCTGGTTTCGGCCTTAGACGAAGAAACCCGTAAACCAACATTCATTAAATAATCTCCCGTAAAAGATTCTCCGGATTCTTCGACTGATTTCTTTGCTTCGGGCATTAGGTTTATTTCTTCCACTTTATAGGTTTTATTTGGATCTAAACCTTGAAAACGAACCGGATTATATTGGGGATCATAAAGCGGATGAAGCGTGTAGGAGAACAAAACCGCTTTGCTTTTTGACTCGTTCACATACATTAATACGGCACGGCTTTCCTCATAAGGAGAAATCATTCGGTACAGGTCGCCATGCCAAATTACCGGACTCAATCGTTTGTAATTGGCTACGGCTTCCTGGCAATATTTCAATTCTTTTTCTTTCAGTTCTTTTACATTAATATCAAAACCTAATTTACCCATCATCGCTACATCAGTTTTGAATTTGATGGATTGATTTCCCCAAGAGGTCACATGGTTACAAATTGAGAAGGCGGGAAAAAACTGCGAATATCCCCATTGTATGAATACTCTGTTGAAAGGATCGGTATTGTCGCTTGCCCAAAACTCTGTAAAATATTGAAGTAATCCGTAATCGGTTCTGCCTCCTCCTCCGGCACAAAGCATCATGGGTAAATTTGGATATTTCGTTTTAATACGGTCCAAAACTTTATACAAACCTCTGGTGTATTCAATGAACAAATGTGATTGCTGATTTTTCAGATAGGCAGAATAAGCATTAGTCATCATTCTGTTGCAATCCCATTTAAAGAAAGCTACCCCTTGTTTTGTCTGCATAATATCGTCTACTGTTTTGAATACGAAATCCTGCACCTGCGGATTACATAAATCTAAAACCAATTGGGTACGGTAATAACTTTCCGGTCGATTGGGCAATTTCAATACCCAATCCAGATGTTTCTCATACAATTCACTTTTCGGATTCACCATTTCGGGTTCGATCCAAATTCCGAACTTTATTCCTGTTTTTTCAGCCTCCTGCATCAGGAAACCAATACCATTTGGCAGCTTTGTTTTAGTAGCCTGCCAATCTCCAAGTCCTGATTTATCGCCGCTTCTTGGATATTTATTTCCAAACCAGCCATCATCCAGCAAGAACATGTCAACGCCCAACGTTTTGGAATCAGCAAACATATCGGTCAATTTTTTTTCATCAAAATTGAAGAAGGTTGTTTCCCAATTGTTCAATAAGGTCAGACGGGATTTTTCTCCATCTTTCACTCCGTACTTTTTGGCCCATGAATGCAGGTTTCTACTCGCCTGCCCCTTCCCTTTATTCGAAAAAGTATAAATAAAAGAAGGTGTTGTAAATACTTTTCCGGGCTGAAGATTATACTCAGAAGCAAACGGATTGATTCCGGAACTGATTCGAAGCGAATTTTTATTATCCAATTCAAAAGCAAACTTAAAATTTCCGGACCAGGCAATCGTTCCTGCTACAAGCTCACCCGAATTCTCATTGGCTTTAGCATTTAAAGACAGAAAGAAAACCGGTGTTTGATACATATCGGTACGAACCCCTAATTTCGAGTCAATTACCTTCGTACCACTCGTTAATTCACTTTCCTGCATGCGAGCTTCTTTAGCCCAGTCTCCGTGAAATTGAGTCAGCCAATAATGATCGGCATCAAAATGCAGCATTGATGACGCATAATTGTATAACATAACCGGTTTCTTTTCATGGTGTACAATTTCAGTCCATTGTTCTATTGTATTCTCGTTATAAAAAGCCTTATAATGCAGTGTAACTTCTACCGGATATACAGGATCTTTAAGTTTGATAATAGTTTCAGTCGTATTAACATCTAGTTTTTGTGTACTATGGCTTACATACTTTAATTCCAGAGAGGGATTACCGTCATTATGAGTCATTCGAATTGCGGGTTCAAACAAATTCTCTGTTCCAAAAGTCGGGTAAGCCTGATGCCTTAAATTGACCAGCGGATTTCCGTCGTTAACGACAAATGTTTTTGTACTCTCTTTCGAAACCACATTGTATCCTGAATTATCTCTTAGTTTTGTCCCTAAATAAGATTGATAAAGCAAACCGTTCTTTCCTACCTTTAAAATCAAAGCCGTATTTTGAGTTTCGATCTGAATTTGTTCTTCCTGCGCATTAACTTTGCAAAACAGAAATGTAAGGACTAGTAGAAATAGTATTTTTTTCATAAAAAGGGTTCGATAATAGTAAGTGGTTGTTTCTTATGGTTGGTTTGTGGTATTCTTTATTTTATTCCTTTAATCTAAAATGAGTTTCAAAAGTATAACAATCAAGCATCCGTACACACCGGTACCTACCAGTTTGTTCTGACTTATTATAAAAAGCATTTTTCTTAAACAACATCCATCTTCAATTCTGATAGTATATTACCCTCTTTTCATCCTTTAAAAGATCATTACTACTAATAAAGTAAAAAATCTAATGAAATATCATTTTATATTCTTCGGAGCAAAACCTATATTTCTTCTATCTCGAAAAGCGGATTTTTCAAACCCGGAAAAGAACCTCACAACAACAGTATTTTTAATCTTTTAACTTTACTATTTCCGGTCCTTTTTGTACTGTAGGCAACCTCAACTTTTTCCTCACTGTTGAACAATCCGATTGGTTTTTATTTTCGCAAAACGTAAAAAATCCTTCATCGTAAACCAATCTTAACTTTCTACTACCTAATCCTATATTACCCACTTTACTTTTCCTGTTTATCGGTGCTTTCTAAGTATCCTCAAAAAAACCGGTAGGAACTGCTCCCTTAAAGAAAAGAACATTTATACTTTTGGACTAAACAATAGCTATAAAACTATACTCCTAAATAATGAAAATTACCGTCAGTAGAAAAAAGATGACATCGAAAATTCACGAACAGTTGTTAATTCAGGACAAAAAGCAACTACGTCTTTAAAACAAAACCAATAAAAAATTTATCTAAAAACAACACAAACAAATACTACTAATACGATAAATAACAAGCTGCTGGCGGTAATTATTCAATATCTATAAAAAACAATTCTAATGAAGAGATTCTTTGAGAAAAAACAAAAACACATTCTATTCGTCCTTGTCGCTTTTTGCTCCATAATAGGTAAAACATTTTCGCAGGAAGACCGTCGCTGGCAAATCAATCCGGACGGAACTATTTCCTGGCAGATCAGTAACAACATTCCGCATGACGATCATATTGAAATGAGTGGTAAAAAAATCTCCTGTGTTCTAAGGTATGGCGTTGCGGCGGATGGTTCGTTCCATGCTACCCGCAGTTTGGTCTGGCCCATGCTCAGAACCATCCCTAATAATACTCATGCCAGTTTAACACGAAGGTTTGTACAGGACGGATTTAATTTGGTCACCGTAAACTACAAACCGATTGTGGCAGAAAAGGTGACTTCACTAACTCTGGACGGAACATTGCATGTTAAGAGTAAAGTCGGTAATACACTGGAATTGACCCGACAATTTTTCCCGTCGACAACTTTAGCCGGTTATTGTGAAATTTATACCCTTAAAAACATATCCGAAAAAACCTGTGTTGTAGAAATTCCAAAATCGAATACCGTTTATACCACAGATTCGGCAAAAGGAACGGAAGGCAGTTATGCTTTGCATGTTGACCTCGCTAATTCCGGGAGTTTTAATCTTAAGACCAATGAAGTCGTTCGTTTTTCTGTTTTCTACTCGGGTGTCAAAACAAACGAGCAGGTTCCTGTTGTAAATGCCGAAGAAGAAAAAGAAAAACGTACCCAATTCATTAATCAAATATGGAGTAAACTGATCTTAGAAACGCCGGATCCCGTTTTAAATACTGAATTTGCCTTTGCTAAAATCAGAGCTTCCGAAAGTATTTTTGAAACCAAAGGCGGTCCTATGCATGGTCCGGGAGGAGAATCTTACTATGCTGCTATCTGGGCCAATGATCAGGCTGAATATATAGGTCCGTTTTTTCCTTTTTTAGGATATGAATATGGTAATCGGGCCTCCTTAAATGCTTATTTGCAATTTGCAAAATTTATGAACAAAGAATACCAACCTATTCCGAGTTCGATTGTAGCCGAAGGAACTGATATTTGGGCCGGGGCCGGTGATCGTGGCGATGGTGCTATGATTGCTTATGGAGCTTCGCGTTATGCGCTTTCGAGAGGAAATGCAGATGAAGCCAAACAATTATGGCCCTTGATCGAATGGTGCCTGGAATATTGCCATAGAAAATTAAATTCTGATGGTATTGTAACATCCGATTCTGATGAACTTGAAGGCCGTCTTCCTGCCGGAAAGGCCAATTTAAACACCTCTTCTTTATATTATGATGCTTTGAATTCTGCTGTTTATTTGGGTAAAGCTTTAGGAAAAAACGAAGCACAGCTTAAAACCTATAAAGCAGAAGCTGAAAAATTAAAGGCAGCTATTGAGAAGTATTTCGGGACTAAAGTCGAAGGTTTTGAAACCTACAAATACTACAAAGAAAATGATATTCTAAGAGCCTGGATCTGTACCCCGCTCGCGATGGGTATTTACGACCGAAAAGAAGGAACTATAAACGCCTTATTCTCGCCAAGGTTATGGACAAAAGATGGTCTTGCCAGTATTGCGGGTGACAAAATTTTCTGGGATCGTTCGACTTTGTATGCTCTAAGAGGCGTTCTCGCCGCTGGTGAAACAGACAAAGCACTGGATTTTCTGCATTACTATTCCAACCGTCGTTTGTTAGGGGATCATGTTCCCTACCCTGTAGAAGCCTATCCCGAAGGTGATCAGCGTCATCTTTCAGCAGAAAGCGGATTGTATTGCCGAATTTTCACCGAAGGATTGTTTGGTATCCGACCTACAGCTCTGAACTCGTTTCACTTCACTCCACGTCTTCCTAAATCCTGGCCCATGATGAAATTGCGCCACATCAATGCATTTGAACATGATTTTGATATTACAGTGGAAAGAGTCGATAAAAAACTAAAAATAACAATCTCTGAAGGCAAAAAAACAATCGTTAAGAAAGTTATCAAAGACGGAAGTACAGTCAATATCAATCTTCAATAAAGCAAGCTCCAAATTACAAACGACTTCTTATTTCACAAAAACTTTGATGTACCGATCAGATTTCAACTGCTGGTTTTTAGTTCTACTTAATGTTTTGTTATTAAACGTCAGGTATTCATTCTCTCTGAATTGCAAAACATTAATTAGAATTGGTGTATCAAAGTATATGAACGTCAAAAGAGAAAACCCTACCATCTTGTGTTTTTTCTAAAATATTTACAAAAAAATTAACAAGCGAACCCGGCAAATAAAAATATCTTTGCCTTCAACTATGACAAAAAAGTTTTACATACTGCTATTCGTTACGATTGGTTTCCTGATGGGACCAACGTTTACGTATGCGCATGGAACAAAAAAAGAAATGTCATGTTGCAAAAAAGAATCCGCTGCAAAAGATTGTTGCAGCAAAAAAGATTCGAAAGACAAAAAACATGGCTGTGATAAGAGCTGCATGGGGAATTCCTGTACGCCAACCAGTAGCTGTGCTTTTTCGCCAATGGCAATCTTTCAGGTAGAAAACCATTCTCTTTTTGGTTTTTCTGAAAAAAAACAAACTTACTTTTATTCCGAAATCTTTATTTCTTCAGATTTCCGTTCGATCTGGCTTCCACCTAAAATAAGCTAGATTTCTTTTGTGACAGCCAAAGGTCTGTCTTATCCAAAAGTCTTTTTTAAGGCTTAAATTCAAAACTATTTTTTAATCTTAATCTATTGCCAGAGATAGCTGTATTTGCTATAGTTTCTGCTATGCTTTAGGATTAATTCATCCAAAAAAAATTACATACAATGAACTCAATAACAAAATTATTGATGGCAATGTCTCTATTACTATCAGTTACTTTCGCCAGCGCTCAAATTAAAAATAAAACCACTGAAAAAGTAAAAGTAAACGGTAACTGCAGCATGTGCAAAAAAGTGATCGAAACTGCCGCAAACGTTAATAAAGAAGCCAAAGTAATCTGGAACGAAGACACCAAAATCGCTACTATTACTTACGATGCTCAAAAAACGAATCTTGATTCCATTCTAAAACGCATAGCTGATGCAGGATACGATAATGAAAAATTTACGGCTCCAAATGCGGTTTATGACGAACTACATGGATGTTGTCAATACGACAGAGAACCAGGCGATAAAAAACAAAGTACTTCATCGTCACATCATTAAAAACCATTTTGTTCGTAACCTTTTTATTTAAAATCAATTGCGAGCAAACATAAAAAAAGAAATCATGTTCAAAATAAAAAATATAATCACACTATTCACCCTTTTAGCTGTCGTTTCTATAACGAATGCACAAATAAAAGTAGGAGACAGTTTTCCGGATGTTCAACTGCAAAACAATAAGAATACTGCAACCAAACTAAATTCTTTCAAAGGAAAAACGGTTTTAGTAGACTTCTGGGCATCCTGGTGTGCTCCTTGTCGACTGGCCAACAAAAAGCTGGTTAAAATGTACGACCAATACAAAGATCAGAATTTTGAAATCGTTGGAATATCAATCGATAACGACAAAACAAAATGGTTGAAAGCCATTGAAAAAGACAAAATGAAACACCAGCAATTAATTGATCCAAAAGGTTTTGAAGCCAAAACAGCTCTGACTTTCGGAGTTGAAGCGCTGCCTTCTGCTTTTCTTTTTG
This window encodes:
- a CDS encoding S8 family serine peptidase → MKIKITFFLFIVTTICLSQNAKKWEQYLKKESDETFEKYSLTAIENAHRNQYTIVKKLDATYCIVENKSSKYNRSLKEILPVNNLWKLPSHFSNHQEHQKYIIATNAIESLLADLKLANISVIKILDDHLVILESDSKTILDKIISLSSVTAVSQEALQPESESKITDQNFTINAVNKAITNFPLLTGENQIASIKDDLFDLKDVDLFHKHIPSSTQSSTVSSHATAMATIVSGLGNSSVLGKGIALKAKLQSSDFLNLYPDEIATLQGATTQNHSYGTVIENFYGSLANAYDNQLALNPNLTHCFSSGNKGLEGYKSITGNFKQSKNSIAFGCVDQNEVILSFSSKGPTYDGRIKPELVAYSSQGTSNSTALATGIITLMKQQYKTTTNTALSNALTKAILINSAKDLGNPGPDFTYGYGNINADKCLKTISENRFITDKLASGQTNSHTITVPSNAKNLKITLVWNDLPAAINSNISLVNDLDLEVISADPTTFLPWVLNPEIPQQPATKGKDKLNTIEQVSIDNPTSGTYTIVVNGVYVSNASQDYSIAYEYELENRFEWNYPVTNDNFPYDGKIISPFKWSSSFSGSSGQLSISYNNGQTWEIIANSINLDSEQFNYTPAEKKFSKAKLKMTIGNTDYVSDPFTVSYDLNIRTSLVCDGTTEINWDKPADVASFKIYQLTNDRLEFKEQITNNNYAYTDAKIYTVTPVINDSEGIKSESTLQYDQNSNCYFELASAEVFEEDQIKISASVFSLYNIKRIDLVKINNSVESVITTLNDIQSKTFSFLDKTPIKGSNKYKINILLGSNTTVSSQIIDANYLGDDLFLIYPTLLSKNEELNIEAKKEEAATFYLYNVSGQNIITSSFLSKINSINLKNTPSGIYLYKIVTSSGGIQTGKIAVF
- a CDS encoding alpha-galactosidase — its product is MKKILFLLVLTFLFCKVNAQEEQIQIETQNTALILKVGKNGLLYQSYLGTKLRDNSGYNVVSKESTKTFVVNDGNPLVNLRHQAYPTFGTENLFEPAIRMTHNDGNPSLELKYVSHSTQKLDVNTTETIIKLKDPVYPVEVTLHYKAFYNENTIEQWTEIVHHEKKPVMLYNYASSMLHFDADHYWLTQFHGDWAKEARMQESELTSGTKVIDSKLGVRTDMYQTPVFFLSLNAKANENSGELVAGTIAWSGNFKFAFELDNKNSLRISSGINPFASEYNLQPGKVFTTPSFIYTFSNKGKGQASRNLHSWAKKYGVKDGEKSRLTLLNNWETTFFNFDEKKLTDMFADSKTLGVDMFLLDDGWFGNKYPRSGDKSGLGDWQATKTKLPNGIGFLMQEAEKTGIKFGIWIEPEMVNPKSELYEKHLDWVLKLPNRPESYYRTQLVLDLCNPQVQDFVFKTVDDIMQTKQGVAFFKWDCNRMMTNAYSAYLKNQQSHLFIEYTRGLYKVLDRIKTKYPNLPMMLCAGGGGRTDYGLLQYFTEFWASDNTDPFNRVFIQWGYSQFFPAFSICNHVTSWGNQSIKFKTDVAMMGKLGFDINVKELKEKELKYCQEAVANYKRLSPVIWHGDLYRMISPYEESRAVLMYVNESKSKAVLFSYTLHPLYDPQYNPVRFQGLDPNKTYKVEEINLMPEAKKSVEESGESFTGDYLMNVGLRVSSSKAETSVVLEITEL
- a CDS encoding heavy-metal-associated domain-containing protein, with the translated sequence MNSITKLLMAMSLLLSVTFASAQIKNKTTEKVKVNGNCSMCKKVIETAANVNKEAKVIWNEDTKIATITYDAQKTNLDSILKRIADAGYDNEKFTAPNAVYDELHGCCQYDREPGDKKQSTSSSHH
- a CDS encoding TlpA family protein disulfide reductase, producing MFKIKNIITLFTLLAVVSITNAQIKVGDSFPDVQLQNNKNTATKLNSFKGKTVLVDFWASWCAPCRLANKKLVKMYDQYKDQNFEIVGISIDNDKTKWLKAIEKDKMKHQQLIDPKGFEAKTALTFGVEALPSAFLFDASGKLVAINPTEAQIIAQIKKNKK